In one window of Methanolobus mangrovi DNA:
- a CDS encoding response regulator, whose translation MPSKYKILIVDDEPLNVELLSVYLGDTYDIVTSYNGEDALKKVQNECPDLILLDVMMPDMNGYDVCRTIRNDFKIDFIPIIMVTALTGRADHQKGIEAGADEFLKKPIGKFELDKKITSLLRIKKQHDSLLTEKNKAYHYLDYVGVLVAVLDIDYRITHINKKGSDFLGYNSDKLIGREWVESFIPKDSVNAILKHYGGLVSGLIEPYGYCEFPVIISNGEERLFRWYDSPLLDDSGNATGILISGEDITEIKKAEKQLQEYAVQLERSNDLKDLFTDVMRHDLLNPAGLIKSFVELLVEIESDDYKKRLLGNVNDATEKLIAMIDDAAHLAKLESVDDISFVKVDIHSILAGTVDGFMHQIKDKNMNVKVRMENECNAVGNPMIERVFVNLLSNSIKYSPRGSTITIEVADIGDKWKISFTDQGDGVPNASKSSVFERFKRLHKEDIRGTGVGLAIVKRIMDLHKETIAVDDNPEGQGSVFWLTLKKDS comes from the coding sequence ATGCCTTCCAAATACAAGATTCTTATAGTGGACGATGAACCGCTGAATGTCGAGTTACTTTCTGTCTATCTAGGGGATACCTACGATATCGTAACTTCATACAACGGTGAGGATGCACTTAAAAAAGTTCAAAACGAGTGCCCTGATCTGATACTCCTTGATGTAATGATGCCGGATATGAATGGTTATGATGTTTGCCGTACCATCCGTAATGATTTTAAGATCGATTTTATTCCTATAATAATGGTGACAGCTCTAACTGGCAGGGCTGATCATCAGAAGGGAATTGAGGCAGGGGCAGATGAATTCTTAAAGAAACCCATCGGCAAGTTCGAACTTGACAAGAAGATAACCTCTCTTCTGAGGATTAAGAAGCAGCATGATAGTCTCCTTACGGAAAAGAACAAAGCCTATCATTATCTTGATTATGTCGGTGTACTTGTTGCAGTACTTGATATTGATTATCGGATCACGCACATCAATAAGAAAGGGTCTGATTTCCTGGGCTACAATTCCGATAAATTGATTGGTCGTGAATGGGTGGAATCATTTATTCCAAAAGATTCGGTAAATGCTATACTAAAACATTATGGTGGTCTTGTATCAGGGCTGATAGAACCTTATGGGTATTGTGAATTCCCTGTTATCATAAGCAATGGTGAAGAACGGCTTTTCAGATGGTATGATTCTCCACTGCTTGATGATTCGGGTAACGCCACAGGAATTCTGATATCCGGGGAAGATATCACTGAGATTAAAAAAGCTGAAAAGCAACTTCAAGAATATGCTGTCCAGTTGGAGCGGTCAAACGACCTAAAAGATCTTTTTACAGATGTTATGCGACATGACCTGCTAAATCCGGCAGGCCTTATCAAATCTTTTGTTGAACTGCTTGTTGAAATAGAATCCGATGATTATAAGAAACGCTTGCTTGGAAATGTGAATGATGCAACTGAAAAACTGATTGCGATGATAGATGATGCAGCACATCTGGCGAAACTGGAATCTGTGGATGATATTAGTTTTGTTAAAGTTGATATTCATTCAATACTAGCTGGAACTGTGGATGGCTTTATGCATCAGATCAAAGACAAGAACATGAATGTCAAGGTTCGCATGGAAAACGAATGCAATGCTGTTGGCAATCCTATGATCGAGAGAGTATTCGTTAATCTGTTATCTAATTCGATAAAGTATAGTCCCAGGGGCAGCACTATAACAATAGAGGTTGCCGATATTGGTGATAAATGGAAGATAAGTTTCACAGATCAGGGTGACGGAGTACCGAATGCCAGTAAATCTTCTGTCTTTGAACGCTTCAAGCGTCTGCATAAAGAAGATATACGCGGCACTGGTGTTGGTCTTGCCATTGTAAAAAGGATCATGGACCTGCACAAGGAAACCATAGCTGTCGATGATAATCCCGAAGGTCAAGGCAGTGTTTTCTGGCTGACACTCAAAAAAGACTCATGA